Proteins encoded within one genomic window of Streptomyces sp. NBC_00523:
- a CDS encoding phytanoyl-CoA dioxygenase family protein has translation MNETERYLFDLNGYIVLRDVLSQEELTALNAGVDEAGVPELLEKTHYIHTGFPDSEEGNDDESMGPVDLTNGLLSDWGKPFRDLVDHPRILPALEQLLGPQLRIDHSYAIFMRAGAGDGTPHHLHNGATPFDPSQYYLVRDGRMHNGLVVVSFALSDVNPGDGGFCVIPGSHKSSFPVPDEIRAITGEEPPVVHVPMKAGDAVIFTEAVTHGSLPWAAGHDRRAVLCKYAPGHIQWEKASPWANLDQPWTPRQRQLLTGPYAGGRPEIRTEAE, from the coding sequence TTGAACGAGACCGAGCGCTACCTCTTCGACCTCAACGGCTACATCGTGCTGCGCGATGTGCTGAGCCAGGAGGAGCTGACCGCCCTCAACGCGGGCGTCGACGAGGCGGGCGTACCCGAACTCCTGGAGAAGACGCACTACATCCACACCGGGTTCCCCGACTCCGAGGAGGGCAACGACGACGAGTCCATGGGCCCGGTCGACCTGACGAACGGTCTCCTCAGCGACTGGGGCAAGCCGTTCCGGGACCTCGTCGACCACCCGCGCATCCTGCCGGCCCTGGAACAGCTCCTGGGCCCCCAGCTCCGCATCGACCACAGCTACGCGATCTTCATGCGCGCCGGCGCCGGCGACGGAACCCCGCACCACCTGCACAACGGCGCCACACCGTTCGACCCCTCGCAGTACTACCTCGTCCGCGACGGCCGCATGCACAACGGGCTGGTCGTCGTCTCCTTCGCGCTCAGCGACGTCAACCCGGGCGACGGAGGCTTCTGCGTCATACCCGGCAGCCACAAGTCGTCGTTCCCCGTCCCGGACGAGATCCGCGCGATCACCGGCGAGGAACCGCCCGTCGTCCACGTGCCCATGAAGGCCGGCGACGCGGTCATCTTCACCGAGGCCGTCACCCACGGATCGCTCCCCTGGGCCGCCGGGCACGACCGGCGCGCGGTTCTCTGCAAGTACGCCCCCGGGCACATCCAGTGGGAGAAGGCATCCCCCTGGGCCAACCTGGACCAGCCCTGGACCCCGCGCCAGCGGCAGCTGCTCACGGGCCCGTACGCCGGTGGGCGCCCGGAGATCCGTACCGAAGCCGAATAG
- a CDS encoding GMC family oxidoreductase has product MISTIDPQQPALEADVVVVGAGPAGMAVASGLIEAGRHVLVLDSGAFRPAPDPDLGGGRIEGGNPYYNLAACRPRGLGGSTTLWGGWIEPLDPIDFEDRPEVTGASGWCLDHAELAPYYSEALAFCGVPDKVDLRSWKRQDEARAAGSPLESRCFPALGAVQLGHRHAGMFTTGRADLLLDATVTRIVTSPDGSSVDHLVVASPKGECRVTGGSFVLAAGGFETPRLLLASANGQWPEGLGNGHDIVGRYFMEHPHVDILRFRGNAADFDLGFFAGEPAGTSRDGQPMSTTGALMLSDDACRAAGVGRAQLFLEEVGDHTQHRIAVEHRDRPVHLKQSVPATSDELALVAVTEQIPNRDSRVVLGEDRDRYGVPKPVVHWELTDTDHRTVDVAAAAARDLLHTLGATEARIRPNAWSLDTVGGPHHLGTTRMADSPSEGVVNSDSRVHDVTNLYIAGGSTFPTGGYAPPTLTVVALALRLAHHLTT; this is encoded by the coding sequence GTGATCTCCACCATCGATCCGCAGCAGCCCGCGCTCGAAGCGGACGTAGTCGTTGTCGGCGCCGGCCCCGCGGGGATGGCGGTGGCTTCGGGACTCATCGAAGCCGGCCGCCACGTCCTCGTACTCGACAGCGGAGCCTTCCGCCCCGCCCCCGACCCCGATCTGGGCGGCGGCCGGATCGAGGGCGGCAACCCGTACTACAACCTCGCCGCGTGCCGGCCGCGAGGTCTCGGCGGCAGCACGACGCTGTGGGGCGGCTGGATCGAACCGCTCGACCCCATCGACTTCGAGGACCGCCCCGAGGTCACCGGCGCGTCCGGCTGGTGCCTGGACCACGCGGAGCTCGCGCCGTACTACTCCGAAGCGCTCGCCTTCTGCGGGGTGCCCGACAAGGTGGACCTCAGGTCCTGGAAGCGCCAGGACGAGGCGCGTGCGGCGGGCTCCCCGCTGGAGTCGCGGTGCTTCCCGGCGCTCGGTGCCGTCCAGCTCGGCCACCGGCACGCCGGGATGTTCACGACGGGCCGGGCGGACCTCCTGCTCGACGCGACGGTGACGCGGATCGTGACGTCACCGGACGGGTCGAGCGTCGACCACCTGGTCGTGGCGTCGCCGAAGGGCGAGTGCCGCGTCACCGGCGGCTCCTTCGTCCTGGCCGCCGGCGGCTTCGAGACACCCCGCCTGCTCCTCGCCTCGGCGAACGGTCAGTGGCCCGAGGGTCTCGGCAACGGCCATGACATCGTGGGCCGTTACTTCATGGAGCACCCTCACGTCGACATCCTCCGCTTCCGCGGCAACGCCGCCGACTTCGACCTGGGCTTCTTCGCGGGCGAACCGGCCGGGACGTCCCGTGACGGACAGCCCATGTCCACGACCGGCGCCCTGATGCTCTCGGACGACGCCTGCCGCGCGGCCGGGGTGGGCAGGGCGCAGCTGTTCCTGGAGGAGGTGGGCGACCACACCCAGCACCGCATCGCCGTGGAGCACCGGGACCGCCCCGTCCACCTGAAGCAGAGCGTGCCCGCCACGAGCGACGAACTGGCCCTCGTCGCGGTGACCGAGCAGATCCCGAACCGCGACAGCCGCGTCGTCCTCGGCGAGGACCGGGACCGCTACGGAGTGCCCAAGCCGGTCGTCCACTGGGAGCTCACGGACACGGACCACCGCACGGTGGACGTGGCGGCGGCCGCCGCCCGCGACCTGCTGCACACCCTCGGCGCCACCGAGGCCCGCATACGCCCCAACGCCTGGTCCCTGGACACCGTCGGCGGCCCCCACCACCTGGGTACCACCCGCATGGCCGACTCCCCGTCCGAGGGCGTGGTGAACAGCGACAGCCGCGTACACGACGTCACCAACCTGTACATCGCGGGCGGCTCCACCTTCCCCACCGGCGGCTACGCCCCACCCACCCTGACGGTAGTAGCCCTGGCCCTCCGCCTCGCCCACCACCTGACGACCTGA
- a CDS encoding alpha/beta hydrolase produces MDTRRPFRTLALALGTAGLLVSGCSGGDSSSGTSSSADTASASPSAVPAALKSYYAQHLSWRDCGVSGFQCTTMKAPLDYAKPDGGDIKLAVSRKKATGPGKRIGSLLVNPGGPGGSAIGYLQGYAGIGYPAQVRARYDMVAVDPRGVARSEPVECLTGPQMDAYTQVDQTPDDDAEVTKLSDAFEKFASGCDKRSGEVLPHVSTVETARDMDMLRALLGDERLNYVGASYGTFLGATYAELFPGRTGRLVLDGAMDPSLSSVEMNRAQTAGFEMAFQSFAKDCVQQADCPLGSTSASDAADRLKKLFADLDENPIRTGESRELGESLATTGVIAAMYDESAWPQLRSALTGAESGDGAGLLALADSYYEREPSGKYTNLMFANAAVNCLDLPPAFTGPEAVEKALPSFEKASPVFGRGFAWAALNCGHWPVPATGTAHRIEAKGAAPIVVVGTTRDPATPYAWAESLADQLSSGTLLTYEGDGHTAYGRGSDCIDTAINTYLLEGTPPAAHKKCR; encoded by the coding sequence ATGGACACCAGGCGCCCGTTCCGCACTCTCGCCCTCGCGCTCGGCACCGCCGGCCTGCTCGTCTCCGGGTGCAGCGGCGGAGACTCGTCGTCGGGAACCTCGTCCTCCGCCGACACGGCGTCCGCGTCGCCCTCGGCGGTCCCGGCCGCCCTGAAGTCGTACTACGCGCAGCACCTCAGCTGGCGGGACTGCGGAGTCAGCGGCTTCCAGTGCACGACGATGAAGGCGCCGCTGGACTACGCGAAGCCGGACGGCGGCGACATCAAGCTGGCCGTCTCGCGCAAGAAGGCCACCGGCCCCGGCAAACGGATCGGCTCCCTCCTGGTCAACCCGGGCGGCCCCGGCGGATCGGCTATCGGCTACCTCCAGGGCTACGCAGGGATCGGCTACCCCGCCCAGGTGCGGGCCCGCTACGACATGGTGGCCGTCGACCCGCGCGGGGTGGCGCGCAGCGAGCCCGTCGAGTGTCTGACCGGGCCGCAGATGGACGCGTACACGCAGGTGGACCAGACCCCGGACGACGACGCCGAGGTCACGAAGCTGAGTGACGCCTTCGAGAAGTTCGCCTCGGGCTGCGATAAGCGCTCGGGCGAGGTGCTGCCGCATGTCTCGACCGTGGAGACCGCTCGCGACATGGACATGCTGCGCGCCCTGCTCGGCGACGAGCGGCTGAACTACGTGGGGGCGTCGTACGGGACGTTCCTCGGGGCGACGTACGCCGAGCTGTTCCCCGGCCGCACCGGCCGCCTGGTCCTCGACGGGGCGATGGACCCCTCGCTCTCGTCGGTGGAGATGAACCGGGCCCAGACGGCGGGGTTCGAGATGGCGTTCCAGTCGTTCGCGAAGGACTGCGTGCAGCAGGCGGACTGCCCGCTCGGGAGCACGTCCGCCTCGGATGCGGCGGACCGCCTGAAGAAGCTCTTCGCCGACCTGGACGAGAACCCGATCCGCACGGGCGAGTCCCGCGAGCTGGGCGAATCGCTCGCCACGACGGGCGTCATCGCCGCGATGTACGACGAGTCGGCCTGGCCCCAGCTCCGGAGCGCGCTGACCGGTGCCGAGTCGGGTGACGGTGCCGGGCTGCTGGCCCTGGCCGACAGTTACTACGAGCGTGAGCCGAGCGGTAAGTACACCAATCTGATGTTCGCCAACGCCGCGGTGAACTGCCTCGACCTCCCGCCCGCCTTCACCGGTCCCGAGGCCGTCGAGAAGGCGCTCCCCTCCTTCGAGAAGGCGTCCCCGGTCTTCGGCAGGGGCTTCGCCTGGGCGGCCCTGAACTGCGGCCACTGGCCCGTCCCCGCCACCGGCACCGCCCATCGCATCGAGGCGAAGGGCGCCGCCCCCATCGTCGTCGTCGGCACCACCCGCGACCCGGCCACCCCGTACGCCTGGGCCGAGTCCCTGGCGGACCAGCTCTCCTCGGGCACCCTCCTCACCTACGAGGGCGACGGCCACACCGCGTACGGACGCGGCAGCGACTGCATCGACACGGCGATCAATACGTATCTCCTGGAGGGCACCCCGCCCGCCGCGCACAAGAAGTGCCGCTGA
- a CDS encoding DNA polymerase III subunit delta' has product MSVWDDLVGQDRVQEQLGAAARDADVLVTADAAGEPVPPGSKMTHAWLFTGPPGSGRSTAARAFAAALQCTSPDRALGGAPGCGFCDGCHTSLIGTHADVDVIRTDLLSIGVKETRELVRRAQLSPAVGRWQVIVMEDADRLTEGAGNVLLKAVEEPAPRTVWLLCAPSLEDVLPTIRSRCRHLTLRTPPVDAVADVLVRRDGIDPERAAAAARATQGHIGRARRLATDERARARRAAVLKLPLRVEDIGGCLKAAQELIDTATEDAKQASEEVDAKETEDMKAALGAAAGGRMPRGTAGVMKELEDRQKRRKTRTQRDSLDLALTELTGFYRDVLALQFGSRIAIANADAEDALDRVARASTPERTLRRIEAVSACRRALDRNVAPLLAVEAMTMALRAG; this is encoded by the coding sequence ATGTCCGTGTGGGACGACCTGGTCGGCCAGGACCGGGTGCAGGAGCAGCTGGGCGCCGCCGCCCGGGACGCCGATGTGCTGGTCACCGCCGACGCGGCGGGGGAGCCGGTGCCGCCCGGCTCGAAGATGACGCACGCCTGGCTGTTCACCGGCCCGCCGGGCTCCGGGCGCTCCACCGCCGCCCGGGCCTTCGCCGCAGCGCTCCAGTGCACGAGCCCCGACCGCGCCCTGGGCGGGGCGCCGGGCTGCGGCTTCTGCGACGGCTGCCACACCAGCCTCATCGGTACGCACGCGGACGTCGACGTGATCCGCACCGACCTGCTCTCCATCGGTGTGAAGGAGACCCGTGAGCTGGTGCGCCGCGCCCAGCTCTCGCCGGCCGTCGGGCGCTGGCAGGTCATCGTCATGGAGGACGCCGACCGCCTCACCGAGGGCGCGGGCAACGTCCTGCTGAAGGCGGTCGAGGAGCCCGCCCCGCGCACGGTGTGGCTGCTCTGCGCGCCCTCGCTGGAGGACGTGCTGCCGACGATCCGGTCGCGGTGCCGCCACCTCACCCTGCGTACGCCGCCGGTCGACGCCGTCGCGGACGTGCTGGTGCGCCGGGACGGCATCGACCCGGAGCGGGCCGCAGCCGCGGCCCGTGCGACGCAGGGGCACATCGGCCGGGCGCGCCGCCTCGCCACGGATGAGCGGGCCCGGGCGCGGCGGGCCGCGGTGCTGAAGCTGCCGCTGCGCGTCGAGGACATCGGGGGCTGCCTGAAGGCGGCTCAGGAGCTGATCGACACCGCGACCGAGGACGCCAAGCAGGCGTCCGAGGAGGTGGACGCAAAGGAGACCGAGGACATGAAGGCGGCGCTCGGGGCCGCCGCCGGAGGCCGGATGCCGCGCGGCACGGCCGGGGTGATGAAGGAGCTGGAGGACAGGCAGAAGCGCCGCAAGACCCGCACCCAGCGCGACAGCCTCGACCTGGCGCTCACCGAACTGACCGGTTTCTACCGCGATGTGCTCGCCCTGCAGTTCGGCTCGCGGATCGCGATAGCCAACGCCGACGCCGAGGACGCCCTGGACCGCGTCGCCCGCGCGTCCACCCCGGAGCGCACGCTGCGCCGGATCGAGGCGGTGTCGGCCTGCCGCCGCGCCCTGGACCGCAATGTGGCGCCGCTGCTGGCGGTGGAGGCGATGACGATGGCGCTGCGCGCGGGCTGA
- the tmk gene encoding dTMP kinase: MTRAEQPTVVSPTSDALAADSRERAVRALLRVPPLKRLWSAQLVGSTGDALALLVLVLLSLQAAVLEGSFGTGYRGAAFAVAAVFGARIISTLLFGAVLLGPLTSLTAPGGPVDRRWLMIGADGLRLLLLVVAPLWIDWTPANALTMILVTVFVAGVAERLWTVAKESAAPALLPAPPIEGAAVRPLPDHLDALRRLSLRTDFAAVPLAAAVLLVATVIGSLLGSGLDWFSFHQAALGSYVAAGLFSASISTLYFLQLPATQTPRPRSPLEGLRRPSAGNGPDKGRTGSIPLIVATCAAVAGAIAAAAAVAVLHASDLGGGPVTLALLVLALTGGTGVGIRTAGKVLPTLSRRRMLSFATAVTGIALLAMGLVPDTATVVLLAVLAGYAAGVAANTGHVLADQETEEARRTRITEHLQAVVRILIALGAVGGPLVAAAIGTHRLTIGDFVFAHGGAAFTLMLVGALLLPVAVIVLAKTDDRSGVPLRRDLREALRGGDPAVTPAANGFFIALEGGDGAGKSTQVEALAEWIRAKGHEVVVTREPGATPIGKRLRSILLDVSSAGLSNRAEALLYAADRAEHVDSVVRPALERGAVVISDRYIDSSVAYQGAGRDLAPTEIARISRWATSGLVPHLTVLLDVAPETARERFTEAPDRLESEPPEFHARVRSGFLTLAAADPTRYLVVDAAQEPEAITTVVRHRLDQVLPLSEAEIKAREEARKAAEEEARRRAEEEAARKAEEERLERERQEQLAKLRAEEEERKRREEEEARRREAERQAEEARQRAEEARLRAEEEAARKAEEERQRAEEARRVAEAERVRREAQEAAYEAEQARLRRQAEEEARLRKEAEAARLEKQRKAEEALLRAEAARRQAEAEARAKAQAEADAAEERARERAAREEEARALAARQEARARAAREEESRLRQDSGGSSEAGGSGSGDRPAGPDNELTVPTPIVDPNEITQPVPAPGEPESGSGRGPWPSDQDETTVIPKFSDDSEETTVLPAVPDTGRGAGVRDSDPAGRVPRGIFRDERQPEGDNERTRELPQVTDPHAEQQRPRRPRPDWAEETPLDDLPSLADELLGGYDDEGPESSGRGRRPRR, translated from the coding sequence ATGACGCGAGCCGAGCAGCCTACGGTCGTGAGCCCCACCTCCGACGCACTTGCCGCAGACTCACGCGAGCGCGCCGTGCGAGCCCTGTTGCGTGTTCCTCCGCTGAAGCGGTTGTGGAGCGCCCAGCTCGTCGGCAGTACCGGCGATGCACTCGCCCTTCTCGTGCTGGTGCTGTTGTCGCTGCAAGCGGCGGTTCTCGAGGGCTCATTCGGGACCGGATACCGGGGGGCGGCCTTTGCCGTCGCCGCCGTGTTCGGGGCCCGGATCATTTCCACCCTGCTCTTCGGAGCCGTACTTCTGGGGCCGTTGACGTCGCTCACGGCACCGGGCGGGCCGGTCGACCGGCGGTGGCTGATGATCGGCGCCGACGGGTTGCGGCTCCTGCTGCTCGTCGTGGCGCCCCTGTGGATCGACTGGACGCCCGCCAACGCGCTCACGATGATCCTCGTCACCGTCTTCGTGGCCGGGGTGGCCGAGCGGCTCTGGACCGTCGCCAAGGAGAGCGCGGCGCCCGCGCTGCTGCCCGCCCCGCCGATCGAGGGCGCCGCCGTGCGCCCGCTGCCGGACCACCTCGACGCACTGCGCCGGCTGTCCCTGCGTACGGACTTCGCGGCCGTTCCGCTGGCCGCGGCCGTTCTGCTGGTCGCCACGGTGATCGGCAGCCTGCTGGGCTCCGGCCTGGACTGGTTCTCCTTCCATCAGGCGGCCCTCGGTTCGTACGTCGCGGCCGGGCTGTTCTCCGCCTCCATCTCCACCCTGTACTTCCTGCAACTGCCCGCCACACAGACGCCACGCCCGCGCTCGCCCCTGGAGGGGTTGCGCCGGCCGTCCGCGGGGAACGGGCCCGACAAGGGCCGCACCGGTTCCATCCCGCTGATCGTCGCCACCTGCGCGGCGGTCGCCGGAGCCATCGCGGCCGCGGCCGCCGTCGCCGTGCTGCACGCCAGCGACCTCGGCGGCGGGCCCGTCACGCTCGCCCTGCTGGTCCTCGCCCTCACCGGCGGTACGGGTGTGGGCATCCGTACGGCGGGCAAGGTGCTGCCCACCCTGTCGCGGCGGCGGATGCTCTCGTTCGCCACCGCCGTCACGGGCATCGCCCTCCTGGCGATGGGCCTCGTCCCGGACACCGCGACCGTCGTCCTGCTCGCCGTACTCGCCGGATACGCGGCGGGCGTCGCCGCGAACACCGGTCACGTCCTGGCCGACCAGGAGACCGAGGAGGCCCGCCGGACCCGGATCACCGAGCACCTCCAGGCCGTCGTCCGGATCCTCATCGCCCTCGGCGCGGTCGGCGGCCCCCTGGTCGCCGCGGCCATCGGCACCCACCGGCTGACCATCGGCGACTTCGTCTTCGCGCACGGCGGCGCCGCGTTCACCCTGATGCTGGTCGGCGCCCTGCTGCTGCCCGTCGCGGTCATCGTCCTCGCGAAGACGGACGATCGTTCCGGCGTACCGCTGCGGCGCGATCTGCGCGAGGCGCTGCGCGGCGGCGACCCGGCCGTCACGCCCGCCGCGAACGGCTTCTTCATCGCCCTGGAGGGCGGCGACGGAGCCGGCAAGTCCACCCAGGTCGAGGCGCTCGCCGAGTGGATCCGGGCCAAGGGCCACGAGGTCGTCGTCACCCGTGAGCCGGGCGCGACCCCTATCGGGAAGCGGCTGCGGTCCATCCTGCTCGACGTGTCGTCGGCCGGGCTCTCCAACCGGGCCGAGGCCCTGCTGTACGCCGCCGACCGCGCCGAGCACGTCGACTCGGTCGTCCGCCCGGCCCTGGAGCGCGGCGCCGTCGTCATCTCCGACCGCTACATCGACTCGTCCGTCGCCTATCAGGGCGCGGGCCGCGATCTGGCCCCCACCGAGATCGCCCGCATCTCGCGCTGGGCGACGAGTGGCCTCGTACCGCACCTGACCGTCCTCCTGGACGTCGCGCCCGAGACCGCGAGGGAACGGTTCACCGAGGCGCCCGACCGGCTGGAGTCCGAGCCGCCCGAGTTCCACGCCCGGGTGCGCTCCGGCTTCCTGACCCTGGCCGCCGCCGACCCGACGCGGTACCTCGTGGTGGACGCCGCGCAGGAACCGGAGGCCATCACCACCGTCGTACGCCACCGCCTCGACCAGGTCCTGCCGCTCTCCGAGGCCGAGATCAAGGCCCGCGAGGAGGCCCGCAAGGCCGCCGAGGAAGAGGCCAGGCGCCGCGCCGAGGAAGAGGCCGCCCGCAAGGCCGAGGAGGAGCGCCTGGAGCGCGAGCGGCAGGAGCAGCTCGCCAAGCTCCGCGCCGAGGAGGAGGAGCGCAAGCGCCGCGAGGAGGAGGAAGCCCGCCGCCGCGAGGCCGAGCGCCAGGCGGAAGAAGCCCGGCAGCGCGCCGAGGAGGCCAGGCTCCGCGCCGAGGAGGAGGCCGCCCGCAAGGCCGAGGAGGAGCGGCAGCGTGCTGAGGAGGCCCGCCGCGTCGCCGAGGCCGAGCGTGTGCGCCGCGAGGCCCAGGAAGCGGCGTACGAAGCGGAGCAGGCGCGGCTGCGCCGGCAGGCGGAGGAGGAAGCCCGGCTCCGCAAGGAGGCCGAGGCCGCGCGGCTGGAGAAGCAGCGCAAGGCCGAGGAGGCCCTGCTCCGGGCCGAGGCCGCCCGCCGCCAGGCCGAAGCGGAGGCCCGGGCGAAGGCTCAGGCCGAAGCGGATGCCGCCGAGGAGCGTGCCCGTGAGCGGGCCGCCCGCGAGGAGGAGGCCCGCGCCCTGGCCGCACGGCAGGAAGCCCGCGCCCGGGCCGCCCGGGAGGAGGAATCCCGGCTGCGGCAGGACTCCGGGGGCTCATCGGAGGCCGGCGGTTCCGGCAGCGGCGACCGGCCCGCCGGGCCCGACAACGAGTTGACCGTGCCCACGCCGATCGTGGACCCGAACGAGATCACGCAGCCCGTTCCCGCGCCCGGGGAGCCGGAGTCCGGCTCCGGCCGGGGGCCCTGGCCGTCCGACCAGGACGAGACGACCGTGATCCCGAAGTTCTCGGACGACTCCGAGGAGACGACCGTGCTGCCCGCCGTGCCGGACACCGGGCGCGGTGCCGGCGTACGGGACTCCGACCCGGCCGGCCGCGTGCCGCGCGGCATCTTCCGGGACGAGCGGCAGCCGGAGGGCGACAACGAGCGCACCCGTGAGCTGCCGCAGGTCACCGACCCGCACGCGGAGCAGCAGCGACCCCGGCGCCCCCGGCCCGACTGGGCGGAGGAGACCCCGCTGGACGACCTGCCCAGCCTGGCCGACGAACTGCTGGGCGGTTACGACGACGAGGGCCCGGAGTCCTCGGGCCGGGGACGACGGCCGCGCCGCTGA